In Clostridiales bacterium, the genomic stretch TAACCACATAAATTTTCCTTATGGTATATAAATATTATTAAAGTTGTTGTCATATACGCCTTCGTATGTTCCCGGTCCTCGTCTGTTTGACAAAACGACAAATCTTTCAAACAATCTTTTTTTAATGATATTATCAAATCCGGGCTTGTTAATAAGATCCGTATGGTCATAAGCGTGGGCCGAAGCGATAATTTTTACTCCGCAGCCGGCCGCATACATAACCGCGTCCAAATCGCTTTGATTGGCAAGCTCGTCGGTAATTATAACATCGGGTTTCATCGCCCTTATACCTTGCTCAAACCCATATAGTTTGTCGCAGTTGCTGATTACATCGGTAAATTCCCCCACATTAAGCTGCGGTATGCCGTTGTAACATGAAGCAATTTCGTATCGCTCGTCAATTATTAGGGTGTTTATTATATGTTCGCTTTGCGAAAGAAGTCTTGCTATATCTCTCAAAAATGTGGTTTTTCCGCAGCCGGGAGGCGAGATTATCAATGAGTTATAAATCTGGTCTTGCGCGATAAAATGATAGGCGGTTAAAGCGCAGTTGTTTACTTCATGCGGTATTCTGATAATCAGCGATGTAAAATTTTTCACGCTTTTGATTTTTTGGTCTTCTATGACCAATTCCCCGCATATTCCAATTCTTATACCGCCCGTTACCGTAATAAAAGAATGCTTTAGCTGGTTATTTACCGCATACATGGAATAATCGGCCGCCCTATAAATAATCGCCTCAAGCATTTTTCGGTCTGTTACGATACTGCCGCCATCGCGCCCCCCTACGCCTTCAGAGTTGAGATAATAATACCTGCCCCCATAGTTTATACAAATAGGCAATTGGCTTCTTATCCGTATTTCATAGACATAGTTATAGTCCAATTTGTTTTTTAAAATATCCGTCAAAAACTCAGGCAATATCTTTTCTATCATATACTTGTCCTATAAAATATCTCTAACTATTAATATTAAAATTTTTTATAAAATATGTTAGGACAAGCAATAAAAAAACAACTTCAAAACTTTTTGAAGTTGTTTTTAAAATATATTATTTTTTAAAATATTTATTTATTATATTATTCTTTAATTATTTTTACTGGTTTTAAAACCGCGACGGCGGTATAGCCGTCTTTTCCGCTAAAAAGGTTTTTGGGCGAATGGATGTTAAACATAAAACCTTCTTTGGTATATTTTTTGTCAAATCCTAGCGCGTATTCTTTTTGGCAAGCCATATTGACTACGCGCCCGATTACCAAAGCGTTTACTCCCGCGCCTGAAATATCCAAAATCTTTTCGCATATGCATTCTAAAGACAAAAAACTTTGGGCAATTCTTGGGCAACTTACGACCGAAGCCTTTTCTTGAATAAACCCGCCTATCAAAAATTCGTCTTTGTCAATATGATTATTATGTATGGTTTTAATCATATTGTCATAATAGCCCAAAGACAAAAAATTAACACAAAACTCTTTTGTTCTTAAAATATTCTGATAAGTATGCGTATGCGTCCCAAGTCCGCTCAAGATTGCGAAATATCCGTTCTTGTCGCCTTGAAAACAGCTCCAAGAATGAAAGGCTATATTAGGCAAGCCGTTTTCTTTAAGAGTGGATACTGCAAAAAGCGCGTGAGGGATACCCGCGGCAAATTCATAATGCGAAAAGATGTCGTATTGTCCTTGATAGGCCGTAGAAAAATTCTCAGGCTTTGTTTGCCCTATCTCTATTTTCAAATTTTATATTTCCCCCTAAAAATCCACTATTTATTAATCCGTTCTATATATGTTCCGTCGCGCGTGTCTACGCGGATTATATCGCCCTGGTTAATAAACAAGGGCACCATAAGCGTATAGCCTGTCTCAAGCGTCGCGGGCTTGTTGCCGGCTTTTGCCGTGTCGCCTTGGATGCCCGGCTCAGTAAATGTCACTTCAAGTTCCACAAAATTAGGCGGAACCACCGAAAAAGGCTGACCTTTGTAAAATTGTATAGTGACAATAGATTCTTCCTTGATAAAGTTAAGGGCTTCTTCCACTTGTTCGCGGTTGAGAGGAAGCTGCTCGTATGTTTCCATATCCATAAAATAATACAAATCGCCGTCGTTGTAAGAGTATTGCATTTCCTTTCGCTCAATAACCGCTACGGGATACTTATCTGAAGGGCTGAATGTGGTTTCAAGAATTTGCCCGGTTATGACATTTTTTATTTTTGTTCTTACAAAAGCCGCGCCTTTGCCGGGTTTTACATGCTGGAAGTCTAGCACCACATATACTTTGCCGTCCATTTCAAAAGTGCTG encodes the following:
- a CDS encoding stage III sporulation protein AA translates to MIEKILPEFLTDILKNKLDYNYVYEIRIRSQLPICINYGGRYYYLNSEGVGGRDGGSIVTDRKMLEAIIYRAADYSMYAVNNQLKHSFITVTGGIRIGICGELVIEDQKIKSVKNFTSLIIRIPHEVNNCALTAYHFIAQDQIYNSLIISPPGCGKTTFLRDIARLLSQSEHIINTLIIDERYEIASCYNGIPQLNVGEFTDVISNCDKLYGFEQGIRAMKPDVIITDELANQSDLDAVMYAAGCGVKIIASAHAYDHTDLINKPGFDNIIKKRLFERFVVLSNRRGPGTYEGVYDNNFNNIYIP
- the efp gene encoding elongation factor P encodes the protein MISAGDFRKGSTFEMDGKVYVVLDFQHVKPGKGAAFVRTKIKNVITGQILETTFSPSDKYPVAVIERKEMQYSYNDGDLYYFMDMETYEQLPLNREQVEEALNFIKEESIVTIQFYKGQPFSVVPPNFVELEVTFTEPGIQGDTAKAGNKPATLETGYTLMVPLFINQGDIIRVDTRDGTYIERINK